From a region of the Mucilaginibacter auburnensis genome:
- a CDS encoding UBP-type zinc finger domain-containing protein, which produces MEVCQHLKEITSLKVADKLVCEECVKEGGNWVHLRTCQTCGVTLCCDSSPMKHMTAHYHATHHPVVTSAEPGERWLWCYADEAFAEY; this is translated from the coding sequence ATGGAAGTTTGCCAACACTTAAAAGAAATAACCAGCCTAAAGGTGGCTGATAAACTGGTTTGCGAAGAATGTGTTAAAGAAGGAGGCAACTGGGTGCACTTACGAACCTGTCAAACCTGCGGTGTAACCCTGTGCTGCGATAGTTCGCCTATGAAGCATATGACAGCCCATTACCATGCAACGCACCATCCGGTAGTAACCTCTGCCGAGCCCGGCGAACGCTGGCTGTGGTGCTACGCTGACGAGGCTTTTGCTGAATATTAA
- a CDS encoding fasciclin domain-containing protein gives MRKFLFIAAVATSAVYFAPAKANAQATDTTKTSTPATAPSLATTPATPTKDVAETVASNTDYTTAATAIKTAGLEASLKAAGPFTIFAPNEAAFSKLPAGTVDSLKKDPAKLGALLKGHVVTGKYGKAEIIKALTEGKGKATLTTIDGQSLTLSVSPNKTLQLTNAAGSMAEVSLYDLWATNGVVNGINSVLK, from the coding sequence ATGAGAAAGTTCCTTTTTATAGCAGCCGTAGCAACATCGGCGGTATACTTTGCACCGGCAAAAGCAAATGCCCAGGCAACAGATACTACCAAAACCTCAACACCGGCAACTGCGCCATCATTGGCCACAACACCGGCAACACCTACTAAAGACGTTGCAGAAACCGTTGCTTCAAATACAGATTATACAACTGCTGCAACCGCAATAAAAACTGCCGGGTTGGAAGCCAGCTTAAAAGCAGCGGGCCCATTTACCATATTTGCACCTAATGAGGCCGCCTTTTCAAAATTGCCGGCCGGCACTGTTGATAGTTTGAAAAAAGATCCGGCTAAGCTTGGCGCTTTGTTAAAAGGCCATGTGGTTACAGGTAAGTATGGTAAGGCCGAAATTATAAAAGCGCTTACTGAAGGTAAAGGTAAAGCAACCCTGACTACGATTGACGGTCAGTCATTGACATTGTCTGTGAGTCCTAATAAAACTTTGCAGCTAACCAATGCTGCAGGTAGTATGGCCGAAGTATCATTATATGACCTTTGGGCCACCAACGGGGTAGTTAACGGAATAAACTCTGTATTGAAGTAA
- a CDS encoding RNA polymerase sigma factor gives MERGYIQNDLITESKPEGVKHLYNQYADKLLGYILAIVNNRPLAEDMVVKVFADIFSKNGQLAATHHTNTWSWLTALAQNQIAGLQNAANECIAVAEDGNYVRSHKYLSKMNDIQRLVFCGAYYHRKSIALIARETGLCEIALKLALKEAFTIIRGLKDED, from the coding sequence ATGGAGCGAGGTTACATCCAAAACGATTTGATTACAGAATCCAAACCTGAGGGGGTAAAACACCTGTATAACCAGTACGCCGATAAATTATTAGGGTACATTCTGGCCATTGTAAACAACAGGCCTTTAGCTGAGGATATGGTAGTGAAAGTTTTTGCTGATATATTTTCAAAAAACGGACAATTGGCCGCAACCCATCACACCAATACGTGGAGTTGGTTAACAGCACTGGCGCAAAACCAGATTGCCGGTTTGCAAAATGCGGCAAATGAGTGCATAGCCGTTGCAGAAGACGGTAACTACGTCCGGTCACACAAATATCTGAGCAAGATGAATGATATACAGCGACTTGTTTTTTGCGGGGCTTATTATCACCGTAAATCAATTGCGTTAATAGCCCGGGAGACAGGTTTGTGTGAGATTGCTTTAAAGCTGGCATTAAAAGAGGCTTTTACGATTATTAGGGGATTGAAGGATGAAGATTAA
- a CDS encoding alpha-ketoacid dehydrogenase subunit alpha/beta: protein MLRVNYGLIHIPIVPSTKAVMNFDRKNLDNNTLIGIYRKLLLPRVIEEKMLVLLRQGRVGKWFSGIGQEAIAVGATMAMQAEEYILPMHRNLGVFTTRNVPFERLLAQWVGKPSGFTKGRDRSFHFGSQEHKILGMISHLGPQPTLANGIALADQLNKNGRATLVFVGEGTTSEGDFHEALNIASVWNLPVIFLVENNGYALSTPTNEQFNCKRLVDRANGYGMEGRRIDGNNILEVYYAINEIANSIRKQPRPALVECMTFRVRGHEEASGTKYVPQELLSEWQDKDPLRLFEEYLIAEGLFRREWGPYLRDEITARLEPLIEKVFAESNVQPDISEELNDVYRESDLPQVAAESKNKVIRYIDAISAGLKQSMQKYDNLILMGQDIAEYGGVFKVTEGFVTEFGKDHVRNTPLCESGVIGAAMGLALNGYKALVEMQFADFASSGFTQIVNHLAKTHYRWGQNVDVVIRMPAGAGSAAGPFHSQSNEAWFIKTPGLKVVYPAFPDDAKGLLMAAIADPNPVMYFEHKYLYRNLMGKVPDGETYVEIGKARVVKEGSAATILTYGYAVHWALTYMAAHPDQDIELIDLRSLQPWDKATVIESVNKTGRALVLHEDTLTCGFGAEVAACIAEQCFKHLDAPVMRCASLDTPVPMDKGLEDQFLAKSRLEEAIKALLEY, encoded by the coding sequence ATGCTGCGCGTTAACTATGGGCTTATTCATATACCTATAGTTCCATCAACCAAGGCCGTAATGAACTTTGATCGCAAAAATCTGGATAATAACACGCTTATTGGTATTTACCGTAAGCTGTTGTTACCGCGGGTAATTGAAGAGAAAATGCTGGTGTTGCTGCGTCAAGGTCGTGTAGGCAAGTGGTTTTCAGGCATAGGTCAGGAAGCTATAGCGGTGGGGGCAACTATGGCCATGCAAGCCGAAGAGTATATTCTACCCATGCACCGTAATCTGGGCGTTTTTACTACCCGCAATGTGCCGTTTGAGCGCTTGCTGGCACAGTGGGTAGGCAAGCCTTCGGGTTTTACCAAGGGGCGCGACAGGTCATTCCATTTTGGCTCACAAGAACATAAAATATTGGGCATGATATCACACCTCGGTCCGCAACCTACGCTGGCCAATGGCATAGCTTTGGCAGACCAACTTAACAAAAATGGCCGCGCCACACTTGTTTTTGTAGGAGAGGGTACCACCAGCGAAGGTGATTTTCATGAAGCACTCAACATTGCCTCGGTTTGGAACCTGCCGGTTATTTTTTTGGTAGAAAATAATGGCTACGCGCTTTCTACCCCAACTAACGAACAATTTAACTGTAAACGGCTGGTTGACCGTGCCAACGGCTATGGTATGGAAGGAAGGCGTATTGATGGAAACAATATACTCGAAGTTTACTACGCTATAAACGAAATAGCCAACAGCATACGTAAGCAGCCCAGACCGGCTTTGGTTGAGTGTATGACTTTTCGCGTGCGAGGCCATGAAGAAGCTTCGGGTACCAAGTATGTCCCGCAGGAGTTGCTAAGTGAATGGCAGGATAAAGACCCGTTACGTTTGTTTGAAGAGTATCTGATTGCTGAAGGTCTGTTCCGTCGCGAATGGGGGCCATATCTGCGCGATGAGATCACCGCGCGTTTAGAGCCGCTGATTGAAAAAGTGTTTGCCGAGTCCAATGTTCAGCCTGACATTTCTGAAGAGTTAAATGATGTATACCGCGAAAGCGATCTGCCGCAGGTGGCAGCTGAAAGTAAGAATAAAGTAATACGTTATATAGATGCCATATCTGCCGGGTTAAAGCAAAGCATGCAAAAGTATGATAACCTGATATTGATGGGGCAAGACATTGCCGAATATGGTGGTGTATTTAAAGTGACTGAGGGTTTTGTAACAGAGTTCGGTAAAGACCATGTGCGTAACACACCGCTTTGCGAATCGGGTGTGATAGGTGCAGCTATGGGATTGGCACTGAACGGCTATAAAGCCTTGGTTGAAATGCAGTTTGCTGATTTTGCAAGCAGTGGCTTTACGCAAATAGTTAATCACTTGGCCAAAACCCATTACCGCTGGGGCCAGAACGTTGATGTGGTGATACGTATGCCTGCGGGCGCGGGTAGCGCAGCAGGCCCCTTCCATTCTCAAAGTAACGAAGCCTGGTTTATTAAAACACCGGGACTAAAAGTAGTTTACCCCGCTTTTCCTGATGATGCCAAAGGTTTATTAATGGCAGCTATTGCCGACCCTAACCCTGTAATGTACTTTGAGCATAAATACCTGTACCGTAACCTTATGGGCAAGGTGCCCGACGGTGAAACGTATGTAGAAATAGGAAAAGCGCGTGTGGTGAAAGAAGGTTCGGCGGCTACTATTCTTACTTACGGCTATGCTGTGCATTGGGCCTTAACATATATGGCCGCGCATCCCGATCAGGATATTGAATTGATAGACCTGCGCAGCCTGCAACCATGGGATAAGGCAACTGTAATTGAAAGCGTAAACAAAACGGGGAGAGCCCTGGTGTTACATGAAGATACCCTTACCTGCGGCTTTGGCGCAGAGGTGGCGGCATGTATTGCCGAACAATGTTTTAAGCATTTAGATGCACCTGTTATGCGTTGTGCCAGTTTGGATACCCCTGTTCCGATGGACAAGGGTTTGGAAGATCAGTTTTTGGCTAAATCGCGGTTGGAAGAGGCTATAAAAGCACTGCTGGAATATTAA
- a CDS encoding LutB/LldF family L-lactate oxidation iron-sulfur protein — translation MSTIAEEFLTDAEQKAFDADHRRIINYNIGKYDTAVARGLSRIINIDNAKKRGHVLKWKMMENLDKVLPEFEANFQKRGGKVIWANDAAEANQEILNILRRVDAKTIVKSKSMATEEIHLNEFLESNNIESIETDLGEYIVQLLGQRPYHIVTPAMHLSKEDIAKLFHERFGTPPDATPEQLTLKARELLREKYLRADVGITGGNFLIADTGSIAISENEGNARLTTTFPKIHIAVVGIEKIIPSITDLDLFWPMLAGHGTGQNLTVYNTILSGPRQANEVDGPDEMYVILLDNGRTNLLAQKDQRQGLYCIRCGACLNACPVYKNIGGHTYNTPYSGPIGSIITPHLQGMKEFKHLSYASSLCGKCTEVCPVKIDIHKMLLLNRRDAVTEGLVYGKEKLGWKLWTKGMLSRKLEDFFSGKTKNFLLRTFFKKTWGHYKEMPVVAPKSFAKQWEEKNSPSK, via the coding sequence ATGAGTACAATTGCCGAAGAATTTTTGACAGATGCTGAGCAAAAGGCTTTTGATGCAGACCACAGGCGCATTATCAATTACAATATCGGAAAATATGATACCGCCGTTGCACGCGGCCTCTCACGTATCATCAATATAGATAATGCCAAAAAACGAGGGCACGTTTTAAAATGGAAAATGATGGAGAATCTGGATAAGGTTTTACCGGAGTTTGAAGCTAATTTTCAGAAGCGTGGCGGCAAGGTGATATGGGCTAATGATGCTGCGGAAGCCAACCAAGAAATACTCAACATACTGCGCCGGGTGGATGCTAAAACCATTGTTAAATCAAAATCAATGGCGACTGAAGAAATTCATTTAAATGAGTTTTTGGAGAGTAATAACATTGAATCAATAGAAACAGACCTTGGCGAATATATAGTTCAGCTGTTAGGGCAACGGCCTTACCATATTGTAACGCCGGCTATGCACCTTTCAAAGGAGGATATTGCCAAGTTGTTCCACGAACGTTTTGGTACACCTCCCGATGCTACACCCGAGCAGCTTACCCTTAAAGCCCGCGAGTTACTACGGGAAAAATACCTAAGAGCAGATGTTGGCATTACCGGCGGTAATTTTTTAATTGCCGACACCGGAAGCATAGCCATCAGCGAAAATGAAGGCAACGCACGCTTAACCACTACGTTCCCTAAAATACATATAGCCGTAGTTGGTATTGAAAAGATCATCCCATCTATAACAGATCTTGACTTATTCTGGCCCATGCTGGCCGGTCACGGTACCGGGCAAAATTTAACCGTATACAATACCATTTTAAGCGGTCCGCGCCAAGCCAATGAAGTGGACGGGCCGGATGAAATGTATGTTATACTGCTGGATAATGGCCGCACCAATCTGTTGGCGCAAAAAGACCAGCGCCAGGGCTTATACTGCATACGCTGCGGCGCCTGCTTAAATGCTTGTCCGGTTTATAAAAATATTGGTGGACACACATACAATACGCCATATAGTGGCCCTATTGGCTCTATCATTACGCCGCACTTACAGGGAATGAAAGAGTTTAAACACCTTAGCTATGCTTCCAGTTTATGTGGCAAGTGTACCGAGGTTTGCCCGGTTAAGATAGATATTCATAAGATGCTGCTGCTTAATCGCCGCGATGCTGTTACAGAAGGGCTGGTATATGGTAAGGAAAAGCTGGGTTGGAAATTGTGGACCAAAGGCATGCTGAGCCGTAAGCTCGAAGATTTTTTTAGCGGAAAAACCAAAAACTTCCTGCTGCGTACATTTTTCAAAAAGACCTGGGGTCATTACAAAGAAATGCCTGTTGTAGCTCCAAAATCATTCGCTAAACAGTGGGAAGAAAAGAATAGCCCCTCAAAATAA
- a CDS encoding carboxypeptidase-like regulatory domain-containing protein: MAVKQAGSDSLQIAISSTPDVKGMLYLIAHARGVVCYAQSFNAANKSVIVAKKLFPTGIARFSLLSDAYLPLNERVAFINHHDALNISVKPDKLSYGTRDSVALHIEVKDKNGDPVNANFSLAVTDAGQVKKDSFGGNILNNLLLTSDLKGNIEEPGFYLTGDKDAELDNLMLTQGWVGYDWKEAFKPNLPFTFKAEKEFSVSGTVVNAFGKPIQKSNVLLISNRPIAFKDTITDSEGRFVFKDIFPVDTAIFKLQARNKNNKEFNVGINMDEATLPVFSPAPPIDPWYLNIDSSVLRNTQSKLAEAKAISSFRGDGNVLKEVNINSKRIVKGSRNVNGPGGSDFVISEEEIDKKPVKTTLEQLLVEKFPGFTPLGGMWSYRIPGGSKTVRLSYVWKLKKVRFIFDGIPIDRFFTPTGPGSDSRYHNIKPILDYFTAEDIVGIEVMENTKYSGSYHTEYAGMDAEYMQIPPDCYVYIEVTTRAKQGPFMKVTPGTALYKPMAFSIAKQFYSPRYTVSNKTTVLGTDLRSGNQTYY, encoded by the coding sequence TTGGCTGTAAAACAAGCGGGGAGCGACTCGTTACAAATAGCAATTTCTTCAACACCAGATGTTAAGGGCATGTTATACCTTATAGCACATGCAAGGGGTGTTGTATGCTATGCGCAGTCGTTCAACGCCGCCAACAAGAGCGTTATCGTCGCAAAAAAGCTTTTCCCAACAGGTATTGCACGGTTTAGTCTGCTTAGTGATGCTTACCTACCGCTTAATGAGCGTGTGGCGTTTATCAATCATCACGATGCTTTAAATATTTCCGTTAAGCCCGATAAATTAAGTTACGGCACGCGAGATAGCGTTGCTTTACATATTGAGGTAAAAGATAAAAATGGAGATCCGGTTAACGCCAACTTCTCTTTAGCTGTTACCGATGCCGGTCAGGTTAAAAAGGATAGCTTTGGCGGTAATATATTGAACAACCTATTGCTTACATCTGATCTGAAAGGAAATATAGAGGAACCCGGTTTTTATCTAACGGGCGATAAAGACGCAGAACTGGATAACTTAATGCTTACCCAGGGATGGGTGGGATATGATTGGAAAGAGGCCTTTAAGCCCAACCTGCCCTTTACTTTTAAGGCTGAAAAAGAATTTTCAGTAAGCGGCACGGTGGTGAACGCGTTTGGTAAACCCATTCAAAAATCAAACGTGCTGTTGATCTCTAATCGTCCTATTGCTTTTAAAGATACAATTACAGATAGTGAGGGCCGTTTCGTTTTCAAGGATATATTTCCGGTTGATACAGCCATTTTTAAACTACAGGCCAGGAACAAAAATAACAAAGAGTTTAATGTGGGTATTAACATGGATGAAGCGACGCTGCCTGTTTTTAGCCCTGCACCACCAATTGATCCATGGTACCTGAATATTGACAGCTCAGTGCTAAGAAACACCCAAAGCAAGTTAGCAGAAGCTAAAGCTATATCATCATTCAGGGGCGATGGCAATGTGCTTAAGGAAGTTAACATTAATTCAAAAAGAATTGTGAAAGGCTCAAGGAATGTGAACGGCCCGGGCGGATCTGACTTTGTAATTAGTGAGGAGGAAATTGATAAAAAGCCGGTTAAAACTACCTTAGAACAACTTTTGGTTGAAAAATTTCCCGGATTTACGCCCTTGGGTGGTATGTGGAGTTACAGAATTCCCGGAGGTTCTAAAACTGTCCGATTGTCGTATGTGTGGAAGTTAAAAAAGGTGCGTTTCATATTTGATGGCATACCTATTGACCGCTTTTTTACACCTACAGGTCCCGGCAGCGACTCACGCTATCATAACATAAAGCCTATTTTGGATTATTTCACTGCCGAAGATATTGTTGGAATTGAAGTAATGGAAAATACAAAGTATAGTGGCAGTTATCATACTGAATACGCCGGCATGGATGCAGAATACATGCAGATACCTCCGGATTGTTATGTTTATATTGAAGTGACAACCCGTGCCAAACAAGGCCCTTTTATGAAGGTAACGCCGGGAACTGCTTTGTATAAACCAATGGCTTTCTCCATAGCGAAACAATTTTACAGTCCGAGATACACAGTTAGCAATAAAACTACTGTATTAGGCACTGATCTTCGTTCTGGGAACCAAACATATTACTGA
- a CDS encoding M28 family peptidase produces MKKTLIMLVVAGFTTGACAQQNPTALKYSKIVSAELAKKHLSIIASDEFEGRETGKPGAEKAANYIANEFKVLGLKPAVNGSYFLDVPIVEPSFTVNALTANGKTYTIGTDFSATGGVGTKTVTSSDIVFIGYGIGADTYNDLKGTDITGKVVLYINTGEPVNNGVFKVTGTDKTSNWSTDRSRRIQFIQSKKPALILAVNPAGGAVRRSNGSRMVLKKENTDVPVYTITPAMANALLQPTNKTIAQLKTDIDQSGTPQTQTIKADFSTIYTGTEKPVKAVDVVGILPGRDAKLKDEYLVVSAHYDHIGMLPEGTKGDRIYNGADDDGSGTTAMLEIARAFSAAKKAGKGPRRSILFLGNVGEEKGLLGSEYYSEHPVVPMASTIADLNIDMIGRVGEEYVGKADSANTVYVIGSSMLSSDLHKVGESANNTYTKLKLDYKYDDPNDPNRFYYRSDHYNFAKFGVPIIFYFNGVHADYHGLGDEISKINFPLLAKRAQLVYFTAWDLANADKRPAVDGKNTR; encoded by the coding sequence ATGAAAAAAACACTCATAATGCTCGTTGTTGCCGGCTTTACTACCGGCGCGTGTGCACAGCAGAACCCTACTGCTTTAAAATATTCAAAAATTGTAAGTGCCGAACTGGCCAAAAAACATCTTAGCATTATTGCGTCTGACGAGTTTGAAGGTCGGGAAACAGGTAAACCGGGTGCTGAAAAGGCCGCCAATTATATAGCTAATGAGTTTAAGGTTTTAGGATTGAAACCCGCCGTAAACGGCTCTTATTTTCTGGATGTGCCAATTGTTGAGCCTTCCTTTACCGTAAATGCATTAACGGCTAATGGCAAAACATACACCATTGGTACAGATTTTTCAGCAACAGGCGGCGTTGGTACAAAAACCGTTACTTCAAGCGATATCGTATTTATTGGCTACGGTATTGGCGCTGATACTTACAATGACCTGAAAGGTACTGACATTACCGGCAAAGTGGTATTATACATTAATACAGGCGAGCCGGTGAATAACGGCGTTTTTAAAGTTACCGGAACAGACAAAACATCAAACTGGAGTACCGATCGAAGCCGTAGAATACAATTTATTCAGAGCAAAAAACCCGCGTTGATATTAGCTGTAAACCCTGCGGGCGGCGCTGTTAGACGCAGCAATGGATCGCGCATGGTGTTGAAGAAAGAGAATACCGATGTGCCTGTTTACACCATTACACCTGCAATGGCTAACGCATTGCTTCAACCAACTAATAAAACCATTGCGCAACTGAAAACGGATATTGACCAAAGTGGCACTCCTCAAACACAAACCATAAAAGCTGATTTTTCTACCATCTATACTGGTACCGAAAAGCCTGTAAAAGCTGTTGACGTAGTAGGTATTTTACCGGGCAGAGACGCTAAATTAAAAGATGAGTATCTGGTTGTATCTGCGCACTATGACCACATAGGTATGCTGCCAGAGGGAACAAAAGGCGACCGTATATACAACGGAGCTGATGATGATGGTTCTGGAACTACAGCTATGCTGGAGATTGCCCGCGCATTTTCAGCCGCAAAAAAAGCTGGTAAAGGCCCGCGCAGAAGCATATTATTTTTAGGTAATGTTGGCGAAGAAAAAGGATTATTAGGATCTGAATATTATTCAGAACACCCGGTGGTGCCGATGGCCAGTACAATTGCCGATTTGAACATTGATATGATTGGTCGTGTTGGTGAGGAATATGTTGGTAAAGCGGATTCTGCTAACACTGTATATGTAATAGGTTCGTCAATGTTGAGTTCTGACCTGCATAAAGTCGGCGAAAGCGCCAATAATACTTACACTAAATTAAAACTTGATTATAAATATGATGACCCAAATGATCCGAACCGTTTTTACTACCGTTCAGACCACTATAACTTCGCTAAATTTGGCGTTCCAATCATATTTTACTTCAATGGTGTACATGCCGACTACCATGGTTTGGGAGATGAGATCAGCAAGATCAATTTCCCGCTTTTAGCAAAACGTGCGCAGCTGGTGTACTTTACAGCTTGGGACTTGGCTAACGCCGATAAGCGGCCTGCTGTTGACGGTAAGAATACCCGATAA
- the tatC gene encoding twin-arginine translocase subunit TatC, with the protein MANKLVDAIKDKGKNLEAEMSFFEHLEALRWHLIRSVIALLIFTTLAFYFSDFVIDGIVMGPRSKDFWTYRMMCKLGTALHMDGWCFEGFKQKMIATELGANFNLMINICIVSGLILAIPYFLYEVWKFIKPALHEKERKAASGFVLYASGLFLLGVLFGYYIVAPLSIRFLIGFKVSEQIETLIRVDSYMSTLTTLTLGSGIVFELPILIYLLASLGILNAQLMRRTRRYAILIIMIISAIITPTPDAITMSVVAVPLLLLYEVGIWVAAGVGKRREKKTQELMNS; encoded by the coding sequence ATGGCTAACAAACTGGTTGATGCTATAAAAGATAAGGGTAAAAACCTTGAGGCGGAGATGTCATTCTTTGAGCACCTGGAGGCTTTGCGCTGGCATTTAATACGGTCTGTAATTGCTTTGTTGATCTTTACAACATTAGCCTTTTACTTTTCAGATTTTGTAATTGATGGCATTGTGATGGGACCCAGGAGTAAAGATTTCTGGACCTACCGCATGATGTGCAAATTGGGTACAGCTCTTCATATGGACGGTTGGTGCTTTGAGGGGTTTAAGCAGAAAATGATCGCTACGGAGTTGGGTGCCAACTTTAACTTAATGATCAACATCTGTATTGTATCCGGCCTTATACTCGCCATACCATATTTTTTATATGAGGTTTGGAAATTTATAAAGCCAGCCTTGCACGAGAAAGAGCGAAAAGCTGCTTCGGGCTTTGTTTTGTATGCTTCGGGATTATTTTTGTTGGGCGTACTGTTCGGCTATTATATCGTAGCTCCCCTATCCATCAGGTTTTTGATAGGCTTTAAAGTAAGTGAGCAAATTGAAACGCTAATACGTGTAGATTCCTACATGTCAACACTTACCACTTTAACCTTGGGTTCGGGTATTGTATTTGAGTTGCCTATTTTAATTTACCTGCTTGCAAGTTTAGGTATATTAAACGCGCAATTAATGCGCCGGACGCGTAGGTACGCCATTTTGATCATCATGATCATTTCGGCCATTATAACACCAACGCCCGATGCCATAACCATGAGTGTAGTAGCGGTGCCACTGCTTTTACTCTACGAGGTTGGTATTTGGGTAGCTGCAGGCGTAGGAAAGCGCAGAGAAAAGAAAACTCAGGAATTGATGAATTCATAA
- the accC gene encoding acetyl-CoA carboxylase biotin carboxylase subunit, with product MFKKILIANRGEIALRIIRTCKEMGIKTVAVYSTADRDSLHVRFADEAVCIGPPPSRDSYLNIPNLISAAELTNADAIHPGYGFLSENAKFSAICADYGIKFIGATADQINAMGDKSSAKETMKKAGVPTIPGSEGLLQDVKQGISIAKKIGYPVILKATAGGGGRGMRIVWKDEEFEGAWDSARAESGAAFGNDGMYLEKYVQDPRHIEIQVVGDQYGKVCHLSERDCSIQRRHQKLVEEAPSPFMTDKLRRKMGEAAIKGAKAVKYEGAGTVEFLVDKDRNFYFMEMNTRIQVEHPVTEEVINFDLIKEQIKVAAGIPISGKNYEPTMHAIECRINAEDPYNNFRPSPGRITNFHSPGGHGVRVDTHVYAGYSIPPNYDSMIAKVICVAQTRDEALSTMERALSEFVIEGIKTTIPFHLKLLKDPNFRAGNFTTKFMETFEY from the coding sequence ATGTTTAAAAAAATACTTATAGCTAACCGTGGCGAAATTGCCCTGCGAATTATTCGCACCTGTAAGGAAATGGGTATTAAAACCGTAGCTGTATATTCTACTGCCGACCGTGACAGCTTACACGTTAGGTTTGCTGATGAGGCCGTTTGTATTGGTCCGCCGCCAAGCAGAGATTCTTATTTAAATATCCCCAACCTTATATCAGCTGCTGAATTAACCAATGCCGATGCTATCCATCCAGGTTATGGTTTCTTGTCAGAGAACGCTAAATTCTCTGCCATCTGTGCTGATTATGGTATTAAATTTATAGGTGCTACTGCTGATCAGATCAACGCCATGGGCGATAAATCATCAGCAAAAGAAACCATGAAAAAAGCCGGTGTGCCAACTATCCCTGGTTCTGAAGGCTTATTGCAGGACGTTAAACAAGGCATATCCATCGCTAAAAAAATCGGTTATCCGGTTATACTTAAAGCTACTGCCGGTGGTGGTGGCCGTGGTATGCGAATTGTTTGGAAAGATGAAGAGTTTGAAGGTGCGTGGGATTCTGCCCGTGCAGAATCAGGCGCAGCTTTCGGTAACGATGGCATGTACCTTGAAAAATATGTTCAAGATCCGCGCCACATTGAGATACAGGTAGTAGGCGATCAATACGGTAAAGTTTGCCACCTGTCTGAACGTGATTGCTCTATTCAGCGCCGTCACCAAAAACTGGTTGAAGAGGCTCCGTCTCCTTTCATGACTGATAAACTTCGCCGCAAAATGGGCGAGGCTGCTATTAAAGGCGCTAAAGCCGTTAAATATGAAGGTGCAGGTACTGTAGAATTTTTGGTTGACAAAGACCGCAACTTCTACTTTATGGAGATGAACACCCGTATACAGGTAGAGCACCCGGTTACCGAAGAGGTTATTAACTTTGACCTGATAAAAGAGCAGATCAAGGTTGCCGCCGGTATTCCTATCTCCGGTAAAAATTACGAGCCAACAATGCATGCCATTGAGTGCCGTATCAACGCCGAAGATCCGTATAATAACTTCCGCCCGTCACCAGGCAGAATCACCAATTTCCACTCACCGGGAGGTCATGGTGTACGTGTAGATACGCATGTGTACGCCGGTTATTCTATTCCGCCCAATTATGATTCCATGATAGCAAAAGTGATTTGCGTGGCTCAAACCCGCGACGAAGCTTTGAGCACAATGGAGCGCGCGCTGAGTGAGTTTGTTATTGAAGGTATTAAAACCACTATTCCATTCCACTTAAAGTTGTTAAAAGACCCTAACTTCCGTGCGGGTAACTTTACAACCAAGTTTATGGAAACCTTTGAATACTAA
- the accB gene encoding acetyl-CoA carboxylase biotin carboxyl carrier protein, protein MDIKQIQELIRFVSKSGVNEVAIEQQDFKITIKTNQAPTIVNATIPQAQAPMVAAPVAAPQVQAAPAAAAPAAATEDTSNYITIKSPMIGTFYRSASPDKPLYVNVGDEIKAGGVVCIIEAMKLFNEIESEVSGRIVKVLVDNASPVEYDQPLFLVEPV, encoded by the coding sequence ATGGATATTAAACAAATACAAGAGCTTATACGCTTTGTTTCAAAATCGGGCGTAAACGAAGTAGCTATTGAACAGCAAGACTTCAAGATCACCATTAAAACTAACCAGGCGCCTACTATAGTTAACGCAACTATACCACAAGCGCAAGCCCCCATGGTAGCAGCTCCTGTAGCAGCACCACAGGTACAAGCGGCTCCTGCAGCGGCAGCTCCGGCGGCAGCAACCGAAGACACTTCAAATTATATCACCATAAAATCGCCAATGATCGGTACCTTCTACCGTTCTGCATCTCCGGATAAACCGTTATATGTTAACGTTGGCGACGAGATAAAAGCAGGCGGCGTAGTTTGCATTATTGAGGCCATGAAACTGTTCAATGAAATTGAATCAGAAGTATCAGGCCGTATTGTAAAAGTACTGGTTGATAACGCATCGCCAGTTGAGTACGACCAGCCTTTGTTTTTAGTAGAACCCGTATAA